One genomic segment of Amycolatopsis sp. Hca4 includes these proteins:
- a CDS encoding zinc-dependent alcohol dehydrogenase, with product MKAVTWHGKRDVRVEEVPDPKIEEATDAVVRITSTGICGSDLHLYEVLGAFMTEGDILGHEPMGVVEEVGPEVTHIKPGDRVVIPFNISCGHCWMCERGLQSQCETTQVREQGKGAALLGYTKLYGQVPGGQAEYLRVPQAHYGPIKVPDGPPDERFVYLSDVVPTAWQAVEYANVPDGGTVVVFGLGPIGQMSCRIARHRGAGQVIGVDLVPERLARAREHGATALDTRDHKEIGEAIRQLTHGRGADSVIDAVGMEAHGAPVGKLAHTLVGLLPQPLGEKITEKAGIDRLSVLYAAIDSVRRGGTISLSGVYGGMVDPIPMMELFDKQIQLRMGQANVRRWLDDLMPVLTGDGDPLGVEGFATHKLPLTEAPRAYDIFQKKLDGAQKILLQP from the coding sequence ATGAAGGCAGTGACCTGGCACGGCAAGCGCGACGTCCGCGTGGAGGAGGTGCCGGACCCGAAGATCGAGGAAGCCACGGACGCGGTCGTGCGGATCACCTCGACCGGGATCTGCGGCTCGGACCTGCACCTGTACGAGGTGCTGGGCGCGTTCATGACCGAGGGCGACATCCTCGGCCACGAGCCGATGGGCGTCGTCGAGGAGGTCGGGCCGGAGGTCACGCACATCAAGCCCGGTGACCGCGTGGTGATCCCGTTCAACATCTCCTGCGGTCACTGCTGGATGTGCGAGCGCGGCTTGCAGTCGCAGTGCGAGACCACCCAGGTCCGCGAGCAGGGCAAGGGCGCGGCGCTGCTGGGCTACACCAAGCTCTACGGCCAGGTCCCCGGCGGCCAGGCCGAGTACCTGCGGGTGCCGCAGGCCCACTACGGGCCGATCAAGGTCCCGGACGGGCCGCCGGACGAGCGGTTCGTCTACCTTTCCGACGTCGTCCCGACCGCGTGGCAGGCCGTCGAGTACGCGAACGTCCCCGACGGCGGCACGGTCGTGGTCTTCGGCCTCGGCCCGATCGGGCAGATGAGCTGCCGGATCGCCCGGCACCGCGGCGCCGGCCAGGTGATCGGCGTCGACCTGGTGCCCGAGCGGCTCGCCCGGGCCCGCGAGCACGGCGCCACCGCGCTCGACACGCGCGACCACAAGGAAATCGGCGAGGCCATCCGCCAGCTGACGCACGGGCGCGGCGCGGACTCGGTGATCGACGCGGTCGGCATGGAGGCGCACGGTGCCCCGGTCGGCAAGCTGGCGCACACCCTCGTCGGGCTGCTCCCGCAGCCGCTGGGGGAGAAGATCACCGAGAAGGCCGGGATCGACCGGCTCAGCGTGCTCTACGCGGCCATCGACAGCGTCCGCCGCGGCGGCACGATCTCGCTGTCGGGCGTCTACGGCGGGATGGTCGACCCGATCCCGATGATGGAGCTGTTCGACAAGCAGATCCAGCTGCGGATGGGCCAGGCCAACGTCCGGCGCTGGCTCGACGACCTCATGCCGGTGCTCACCGGCGACGGCGACCCGCTCGGCGTCGAGGGTTTCGCCACGCACAAGCTGCCGCTGACCGAGGCGCCCCGCGCGTACGACATCTTCCAGAAGAAGCTGGACGGCGCCCAGAAGATCCTGCTGCAGCCGTAA
- a CDS encoding inorganic phosphate transporter, with protein sequence MTGTAALVTVIVLTLVFDYTNGFHDAANAIASAVSTRALTLRAALVLAAVMNLAGALLSTGIAATVAKGIIDVPAGPDALTVVFAALLGAITWNLITWYFGLPSSSSHSLIGGMVGAALAAASTVHWAGIAEKVLIPMVASPLLGLGLGYLAMVAALWLLRRANPHRSGRVFRRFQIVSASALALGHGLQDAQKGMGVIVLALVAAGEQSTFSVPLWVTLACAGALSLGTYSGGLRIMRTLGRRVFPLDPPHGFVAESVASSVLYVTAFAVKAPISTTHVITAAIMGVGATRRLSAVRWGIARDIVLGWVLTFPAAAAVAAAVYLVADLIT encoded by the coding sequence GTGACGGGGACCGCCGCACTGGTCACCGTGATCGTGCTGACGCTCGTCTTCGACTACACCAACGGGTTCCACGACGCGGCCAACGCCATCGCCAGCGCGGTGTCGACCCGGGCGCTCACCCTGCGCGCGGCCCTCGTGCTGGCGGCGGTGATGAACCTGGCGGGCGCGCTGCTGTCCACCGGCATCGCCGCGACGGTGGCCAAGGGGATCATCGACGTCCCGGCCGGGCCGGACGCGCTCACCGTGGTCTTCGCCGCGCTGCTGGGGGCGATCACCTGGAACCTGATCACCTGGTACTTCGGGCTCCCGTCGTCGTCCTCGCACTCGCTGATCGGCGGGATGGTCGGCGCGGCGCTGGCCGCGGCGAGCACCGTGCACTGGGCGGGGATCGCCGAGAAGGTGCTGATCCCGATGGTGGCGTCGCCGCTGCTGGGGCTCGGGCTGGGCTACCTGGCGATGGTCGCCGCGCTGTGGCTGCTGCGGCGGGCGAACCCGCACCGCAGCGGCCGGGTGTTCCGCCGGTTCCAGATCGTCTCCGCCTCGGCGCTGGCGCTCGGCCACGGCCTGCAGGACGCGCAGAAGGGCATGGGCGTGATCGTGCTGGCCCTGGTGGCGGCCGGCGAGCAGTCGACGTTCTCGGTGCCGTTGTGGGTGACCCTGGCCTGCGCCGGGGCCTTGTCGCTGGGCACCTATTCGGGTGGCCTGCGGATCATGCGGACGCTCGGCAGGCGGGTCTTCCCGCTCGACCCGCCGCACGGGTTCGTCGCGGAGTCGGTGGCGTCGTCGGTGTTGTACGTGACGGCGTTCGCGGTGAAGGCCCCGATCTCGACGACGCACGTCATCACGGCCGCGATCATGGGCGTCGGCGCGACCCGCCGGCTGTCGGCGGTGCGCTGGGGGATCGCGCGCGACATCGTGCTCGGCTGGGTGCTGACCTTCCCGGCCGCCGCGGCCGTGGCCGCCGCCGTCTACCTGGTCGCCGACCTGATCACCTGA
- a CDS encoding DUF47 domain-containing protein: MRFTPRGTRFFDLLAEAAKNLVAGTALLRELVAADPGDREPIAKRLHEVEHQGDELTHTIMVELNSSFVTPFDREDIQALAAKIDDVLDFMDTAADLAVLYRIGAFPPGTDVLLRVLCRAAELTAAAMPGLSKVGELEPFWIEINELENEADRVYRRILAHLFEPGGDALEVLKTKEVVEQFELAADGFEHLADVVQTIAVKES; the protein is encoded by the coding sequence ATGCGCTTCACCCCACGGGGCACCCGGTTTTTCGACCTCCTCGCCGAAGCGGCGAAGAACCTCGTCGCCGGGACCGCGTTGCTCAGGGAACTCGTGGCCGCCGACCCGGGCGACCGGGAACCGATCGCGAAACGCCTGCACGAAGTCGAACACCAGGGCGACGAGCTGACGCACACGATCATGGTGGAGCTCAACAGCTCGTTCGTGACGCCGTTCGACCGCGAGGACATCCAGGCCCTCGCCGCCAAGATCGACGACGTGCTGGACTTCATGGACACCGCGGCCGACCTGGCCGTGCTGTACCGGATCGGGGCGTTCCCGCCCGGCACCGACGTCCTGCTCCGCGTGCTCTGCCGAGCCGCCGAGCTGACCGCGGCGGCGATGCCCGGACTGTCCAAGGTGGGCGAACTGGAGCCGTTCTGGATCGAGATCAACGAGCTGGAGAACGAGGCCGACCGCGTCTACCGGCGGATACTGGCCCACCTGTTCGAGCCGGGCGGGGACGCGCTCGAGGTGCTGAAGACCAAGGAGGTCGTCGAGCAGTTCGAGCTGGCCGCGGACGGGTTCGAGCACCTGGCCGACGTGGTGCAGACCATCGCGGTCAAGGAGTCCTGA